One Serpentinicella alkaliphila DNA segment encodes these proteins:
- a CDS encoding NAD(P)-dependent oxidoreductase: MERIVFLNATKIDFDSNLDFSSLRDLGILTNYVESNDKEILERVQDQNIVITKEIPLGKELIEQFPPSVKLICEAGTGFNNIDLEAAANKGIAVCNVPGYSTEGVAQLAITYILNFASSMIKQQRMIQQDNYSNFTEYLKVPHFEVQEKYLGIIGAGTIGMQVIKTARALGMNVLTYDPTPRQFEDSKIQAVTLEELLQKSDFISLHCPLTAGTRHIINKDTLKLMKPTAFIINTSRGPLINETDLIEALQNGVIAGAGLDVQDPEPPSLDNPLFKMDNAVLTPHIGWRCIESRQRLVELLSKNIEAFANGNPINIVG, encoded by the coding sequence AACAAATTATGTTGAAAGTAATGACAAAGAGATATTAGAAAGAGTACAGGATCAAAATATTGTTATTACAAAGGAAATACCTTTAGGAAAGGAACTTATCGAACAATTTCCACCTTCTGTTAAACTTATATGTGAAGCTGGAACAGGTTTTAACAACATTGATTTAGAAGCGGCCGCTAATAAAGGGATTGCTGTGTGTAATGTTCCTGGATATAGTACAGAGGGTGTTGCTCAATTGGCTATTACTTATATACTAAACTTTGCCTCATCAATGATAAAGCAACAAAGGATGATTCAACAGGATAATTATAGTAACTTTACTGAGTATCTTAAAGTTCCACATTTTGAAGTGCAGGAAAAATATCTAGGGATAATCGGAGCTGGAACTATTGGTATGCAAGTAATAAAGACTGCGCGTGCTCTAGGGATGAATGTGCTTACATATGATCCTACCCCAAGACAATTTGAAGACTCAAAAATACAAGCTGTGACTTTAGAGGAATTACTACAAAAAAGTGATTTTATTTCACTTCATTGCCCACTTACAGCAGGTACAAGACATATTATTAATAAAGATACATTAAAATTAATGAAGCCTACAGCATTTATTATTAATACTTCTAGAGGTCCATTGATAAATGAAACAGATTTAATAGAAGCTCTACAAAATGGTGTAATTGCTGGAGCGGGCTTAGATGTTCAGGATCCAGAGCCTCCATCTTTAGACAATCCTTTATTTAAAATGGATAATGCAGTACTTACTCCACATATAGGTTGGAGATGTATAGAATCTAGACAAAGATTAGTTGAGCTTTTATCTAAAAATATTGAAGCCTTTGCAAATGGAAATCCAATAAATATTGTAGGATAA
- a CDS encoding YbjQ family protein: MILVNTDFITGKELETIGLVKGSTIQAKHIGKDIASGLKNLVGGELTSYSEMMNEARAKATKRMVQEAEGLKADAIINIRYTSSAVMAGAAEILAYGTAVKFK, translated from the coding sequence ATGATCTTGGTAAATACTGATTTTATAACTGGAAAAGAGCTAGAAACTATAGGCTTAGTTAAAGGATCAACGATTCAAGCAAAGCATATTGGTAAGGATATTGCCAGTGGACTTAAAAATTTAGTTGGTGGAGAGCTTACTTCCTACTCTGAAATGATGAATGAAGCAAGGGCAAAAGCTACTAAGAGAATGGTTCAGGAAGCAGAAGGTTTAAAGGCAGATGCAATTATTAATATTAGATATACATCAAGTGCTGTAATGGCAGGAGCTGCGGAGATACTTGCTTATGGGACTGCTGTTAAATTTAAATAA
- a CDS encoding insulinase family protein, producing MVFEVGRSYYNFKLLMEKEIKEIKGVCRLFSHEKSGARLMHIQTDDDNKVFSITFRTPPTDSTGLPHILEHSVLCGSRKFPSKDPFVELAKGSLNTFLNAMTFSDKTMYPIASRNDKDFVNLMDVYLDAVFYPNIYKKKEILMQEGWHYELNNKEDELKYKGVVYNEMKGAFSSPEQILFRKIQETLFPNTPYRHDSGGDPEVIPDLTYDQFKDYHRQYYHPANSYIHLYGDGDLSEHLKFIDEQYLSAFEKIEVNTQIPIQGAFDEQQEVTVEYPISTNEKEDEKAFLSLNFAVSQSTNPELHLAFDILNNILLGSPAAPLKKALLEAGLGKDVFGSFDYTVLQPVFTVVSKNTNESEKSRFNDVVFSTLKYLVKNGIDKKLIEASINAYEFRLREADFGRYPKGLIYAMKSMESWLHDADPTMHLSYEDSLETIKTALTTNYFEQLIDDYLVNNLHRSLLIVKPKKGLAKEIEDEVYNKLKAYKDSLSEGQLEELIAQTKELQRFQEQPNTQEELEAIPLLALNDIDKEPEKLPLVEKEEQGIKILHSPIFTNEIVYINLLFDTKHISKDLIPYMGLLSYVLGKVSTEKYNYEQLSNEVNIYTGGIYFNTEAYSQMDNDEQFYPKFTLKSAALVKQLPKLIELSKEIIENTLFTEEKRLKEIIQEAKSRLESVILNEGHVVAAKRATSYFSPLGYYQELSTGISFYKFIADLEDNFNSMIEEIKGNLERVKSQIFNKNNLIASVTVDEKDYNAFKDAFKSILSNLKDGNIEKVNLGFEPTALNEGLLTSSKIQYVAKAYNFRKLGFEYKGQMQVLKTIVSLDYLWKKVRVSGGAYGAMAGFSRNGNMYFASYRDPNLKETLEVYDEMNNYISQFEADEREMTKYIIGTISKIDAPLSPSAKGDRAAAYYISGLTYEDLKNERTEILSTKEADIKALAEIVDKLMKENNYCVLGNENKIKQNEEIFNNLVDIFN from the coding sequence ATGGTTTTTGAAGTTGGGAGAAGTTATTACAATTTTAAACTTTTAATGGAAAAGGAGATAAAAGAGATTAAGGGTGTATGTAGATTGTTTTCCCATGAAAAAAGTGGTGCAAGACTTATGCATATACAAACGGATGATGATAATAAGGTTTTTTCAATTACATTTAGAACCCCACCTACTGATAGTACAGGGCTACCTCATATCTTAGAGCATTCAGTATTATGTGGTTCAAGAAAATTTCCTTCTAAGGATCCATTTGTTGAATTAGCAAAGGGGTCTCTAAACACTTTTTTAAATGCTATGACCTTTTCGGATAAAACTATGTATCCTATCGCCAGTAGAAATGATAAAGACTTTGTTAATCTTATGGATGTGTATTTAGATGCAGTTTTTTATCCAAATATATATAAAAAGAAAGAAATATTAATGCAAGAAGGTTGGCATTATGAGTTAAATAATAAGGAAGATGAATTAAAATATAAGGGCGTTGTATATAACGAGATGAAAGGTGCCTTTTCATCCCCTGAACAAATTCTATTTAGAAAGATTCAAGAAACTTTATTCCCCAATACTCCGTATAGACATGATTCAGGTGGTGACCCGGAAGTTATACCTGATTTAACATACGATCAATTTAAAGATTATCATAGACAATATTACCATCCTGCGAATAGCTATATACATTTATATGGAGATGGTGATTTATCTGAGCATCTTAAATTTATAGATGAACAATACTTAAGTGCATTTGAAAAGATTGAAGTCAATACACAAATCCCTATTCAAGGGGCTTTTGATGAACAACAGGAGGTAACTGTAGAATATCCAATTTCAACAAATGAAAAGGAAGATGAAAAGGCCTTTTTAAGCTTAAATTTCGCCGTTAGTCAATCTACTAATCCAGAGTTACATCTAGCCTTTGATATTTTAAATAATATATTACTTGGCTCCCCAGCAGCCCCATTGAAAAAAGCTTTATTAGAGGCTGGATTAGGTAAGGATGTTTTTGGTTCTTTCGATTATACAGTTCTTCAACCTGTATTTACAGTAGTATCAAAGAATACAAATGAAAGTGAAAAATCTAGATTCAATGATGTTGTATTTAGTACACTTAAATATCTAGTAAAAAATGGTATAGATAAGAAGCTCATAGAAGCATCTATAAATGCCTATGAATTTAGATTGAGAGAAGCAGATTTTGGTAGATACCCGAAAGGACTAATCTATGCAATGAAGAGTATGGAAAGTTGGTTACATGATGCGGATCCAACAATGCATTTAAGCTATGAGGATAGTCTAGAAACTATTAAAACAGCTTTAACAACCAATTATTTTGAACAACTAATTGATGATTATTTAGTTAATAATTTACATCGTTCTTTACTTATTGTCAAACCGAAAAAAGGATTGGCTAAAGAAATTGAAGACGAAGTATATAATAAGCTTAAGGCATATAAAGATAGCCTATCTGAGGGTCAGTTAGAAGAATTGATCGCACAAACAAAAGAGCTACAAAGATTCCAAGAACAGCCAAATACACAAGAGGAGCTAGAGGCGATACCTTTACTAGCCTTAAATGATATAGACAAAGAGCCAGAAAAACTTCCACTGGTAGAAAAGGAAGAACAAGGAATTAAAATACTGCATAGCCCTATTTTTACAAATGAAATAGTATATATAAATCTATTATTCGATACTAAACATATTTCAAAGGACTTAATTCCATATATGGGTCTGCTTTCATATGTTTTAGGAAAGGTAAGTACTGAAAAGTACAACTATGAACAGCTTTCTAATGAAGTAAATATATATACAGGTGGAATTTATTTTAATACAGAAGCTTACTCACAAATGGATAATGATGAACAATTTTATCCAAAATTTACTTTGAAATCTGCAGCATTAGTTAAACAATTACCTAAGCTTATTGAATTATCTAAAGAGATAATTGAAAATACACTATTTACAGAAGAAAAAAGACTTAAAGAAATTATACAAGAGGCTAAATCTAGACTTGAATCAGTTATATTAAATGAAGGTCATGTTGTAGCCGCAAAAAGGGCAACGTCATATTTTTCACCATTAGGCTATTATCAAGAGCTATCAACAGGAATATCTTTCTATAAGTTTATAGCTGATCTTGAGGATAACTTTAATAGCATGATAGAAGAAATTAAAGGTAATCTAGAGAGGGTAAAAAGCCAAATATTTAATAAAAATAATCTTATAGCTAGTGTAACTGTTGATGAAAAGGATTATAATGCTTTCAAAGATGCTTTTAAATCAATTCTATCAAATTTAAAAGATGGAAATATAGAAAAAGTTAATTTAGGATTTGAACCTACTGCGCTTAATGAGGGATTATTGACCTCTAGTAAAATTCAGTATGTAGCTAAAGCGTATAATTTTAGAAAATTAGGATTTGAATACAAGGGTCAAATGCAGGTTTTAAAAACAATAGTTAGCCTAGACTACCTGTGGAAAAAAGTTAGAGTTTCTGGTGGTGCCTATGGTGCCATGGCTGGATTCTCAAGAAATGGTAATATGTATTTTGCCAGCTATAGGGACCCGAATTTAAAAGAGACCTTAGAGGTTTATGATGAAATGAATAACTATATTAGTCAATTCGAAGCTGACGAAAGAGAGATGACAAAGTATATTATCGGTACAATTAGTAAAATAGATGCACCTTTATCACCATCTGCAAAAGGCGATAGGGCAGCAGCATACTATATTAGTGGATTAACATATGAGGATTTGAAGAATGAAAGGACGGAGATTTTAAGTACAAAAGAAGCCGACATTAAAGCCCTAGCAGAAATAGTAGATAAACTTATGAAAGAGAATAACTATTGTGTTCTAGGTAATGAAAATAAGATTAAACAAAATGAAGAAATATTTAATAACCTAGTGGATATATTCAATTAG